One window of the Chitinophaga niabensis genome contains the following:
- a CDS encoding DUF6265 family protein, whose translation MKKLLSITLLLLATQVIYAQDLSRLSWMLGQWKSINAKTGNISYENWTKVSDREWQGKGFRLSRSGTDTLFQEKLQIITKDNTLYYVADLKENAAPVYFKFTAINEQGFTCENPEHDFPKKISYQRDGNKLKATISGNGKEIGYYFNR comes from the coding sequence ATGAAAAAACTGTTATCCATCACCCTTCTTTTGCTGGCCACGCAGGTGATATATGCGCAGGACCTTTCCAGACTCAGCTGGATGCTGGGGCAATGGAAAAGCATTAATGCAAAAACAGGTAATATCTCCTATGAGAACTGGACGAAGGTATCAGACCGGGAATGGCAGGGTAAAGGTTTTCGTTTATCCCGCAGTGGTACGGATACGCTCTTCCAGGAGAAGCTGCAGATCATTACAAAAGACAATACACTCTACTATGTAGCAGATCTTAAAGAAAATGCGGCGCCGGTGTATTTCAAATTCACCGCCATCAATGAGCAGGGATTCACCTGCGAAAACCCGGAGCACGATTTCCCCAAAAAGATCAGTTACCAGCGGGATGGTAATAAGTTAAAGGCCACCATTTCAGGGAACGGCAAAGAGATCGGTTATTATTTCAACCGGTAA
- a CDS encoding DinB family protein yields the protein MEQQTPVIFAKDLLVHWQGHRSLTRRVIEAFPEEQLFQYSIGGMRPFAAMAMELIRLASLGITGMHTGKWDVYDSPLLVKDTPPATKEEILQLWDTLTTKIDTIWPQIRPERFQEVDKAFGMYEGVVSSLMLYWIDNENHHRGQGYVYLRSLGIEPPPFWDR from the coding sequence ATGGAACAACAAACACCCGTGATCTTTGCAAAAGATCTACTTGTACACTGGCAGGGCCACCGTTCATTAACCCGCCGCGTTATTGAAGCATTTCCGGAAGAACAGCTATTTCAGTATTCTATTGGTGGCATGCGGCCTTTTGCCGCTATGGCCATGGAATTGATCAGGCTGGCATCTTTAGGCATCACCGGCATGCATACGGGCAAATGGGATGTGTATGACAGCCCTTTGTTAGTGAAGGATACACCACCAGCTACTAAAGAAGAGATCCTGCAGCTCTGGGACACCCTCACCACAAAAATAGATACCATCTGGCCGCAGATCCGCCCGGAACGTTTCCAGGAAGTGGACAAGGCTTTTGGCATGTACGAAGGTGTAGTTTCCAGTCTCATGTTGTACTGGATAGATAACGAGAACCATCACCGCGGCCAGGGATATGTTTATCTCCGTTCGCTGGGCATTGAACCACCTCCATTCTGGGACAGATAA
- a CDS encoding DoxX family protein yields the protein MKKIKIIYWIFTGLLAVLMTMGSIPDIIMVPEAKALFEHLGYPQYLLPFIGVAKILGIIAILIPGFNRLKEWAYAGLFFDITGALYSHIATGDPASLWAPLVIGYILIFGSYIYHHKKLKAAAMTYAV from the coding sequence ATGAAAAAGATAAAAATCATCTACTGGATCTTTACTGGCCTTTTAGCCGTATTAATGACCATGGGCTCTATTCCTGATATCATTATGGTTCCGGAAGCGAAAGCCTTATTTGAACACCTGGGTTACCCGCAGTATCTTTTACCATTTATAGGTGTTGCAAAGATACTGGGCATTATAGCCATCCTGATACCTGGTTTCAACAGGCTGAAAGAATGGGCATATGCAGGCCTCTTTTTTGATATCACCGGCGCCTTATACAGCCATATTGCCACAGGAGACCCCGCATCACTCTGGGCACCTTTAGTGATCGGCTATATCCTGATCTTTGGTTCATACATTTATCATCATAAAAAACTGAAAGCGGCCGCCATGACTTATGCCGTTTAG
- a CDS encoding sensor histidine kinase, with protein MKHIPLLLLLCWLPQDLSAQTVDSLFFVKWRFYAQRAEGIKTSDKLTQARGSLELGSFFLLDGAADSCLFYGLEALSLAESIGNDSIASAASQLIGNQYKLQKKYPRAHYYMNMGINYSRKTQYESLQLHALGNKSMLYNWENKPDSAIPLQLQILSVFEKQKDTLGITKVHMVLAGCYSTKKDTATARKHLVLFEAGLRAKKYRRQLTCDLMMVAGILHWELRDTSLAEDYLKKAIPIARSMDSKYMLQRAYDTLHAIEVKKKDFKQALAYRDTAYQFRDSIASEKSIRHAQQLEIQFRTAQKDKELAENKLALKQQNLLIAILGILVLLGLIVYGYFRHKQQLLKGKLMNLRQENKLGLMEAAIQGEERERARIAKDLHDGLAGMLAAVKMHFESLQYDHPALKDSADFEQVNLLLNNASGEVRKTAHNLMPEMLAESGLYEALRKYCNSISISRFRIDYYTIGDLTRFPPNFEISVYRIVQELLHNIVKHAQATYAMVQLSQTKETLTVTVEDNGVGMDGQTNGDGMGMESLRNRVAAMNGTICWEKNQRDETSVYIEFNLKIITHAGN; from the coding sequence ATGAAACATATACCCCTTCTTCTTTTGCTCTGCTGGCTGCCCCAGGACCTCTCTGCCCAGACGGTGGACAGCCTTTTCTTTGTAAAATGGAGATTTTATGCCCAAAGGGCGGAGGGCATCAAAACCTCCGACAAGCTCACGCAGGCAAGGGGTAGCCTGGAACTTGGCTCTTTCTTCCTGCTGGACGGAGCCGCAGATTCCTGTCTTTTTTACGGGCTGGAAGCCCTTTCTCTCGCGGAAAGCATAGGGAACGACAGCATTGCTTCCGCTGCCAGTCAGTTAATCGGAAACCAGTATAAACTCCAGAAAAAGTACCCCCGGGCGCATTACTACATGAATATGGGGATCAATTATTCCCGTAAAACGCAGTATGAGTCCCTGCAGCTGCATGCACTGGGAAATAAATCCATGTTGTACAACTGGGAAAATAAACCAGATTCTGCCATTCCCCTTCAGCTGCAGATCCTTTCCGTTTTCGAAAAACAAAAAGATACCCTGGGCATCACTAAAGTACATATGGTACTGGCAGGATGTTACAGCACCAAAAAAGATACAGCTACTGCCCGCAAACACCTGGTGTTATTTGAAGCCGGGCTCAGGGCAAAAAAATACAGGAGACAGCTCACCTGCGACCTGATGATGGTGGCTGGCATTCTCCACTGGGAACTGCGGGACACCAGCCTGGCAGAAGACTATTTAAAAAAAGCGATCCCCATAGCACGTTCTATGGATTCCAAATACATGCTGCAACGGGCTTATGATACACTGCATGCTATTGAAGTAAAGAAGAAAGATTTCAAACAGGCCCTGGCCTACCGTGATACAGCTTACCAGTTCAGAGACAGTATAGCGAGCGAAAAGAGCATCCGTCACGCACAGCAATTGGAAATACAGTTCAGAACCGCGCAAAAGGATAAAGAACTGGCAGAAAATAAACTGGCATTGAAACAGCAGAACCTGCTGATCGCTATCCTGGGCATCCTGGTATTACTTGGGCTGATCGTGTATGGTTATTTCCGTCATAAGCAACAACTACTGAAAGGCAAACTGATGAACCTCCGGCAGGAAAATAAACTGGGACTGATGGAAGCAGCCATCCAGGGAGAAGAAAGAGAAAGAGCCCGTATTGCAAAAGACCTGCATGATGGTTTAGCCGGTATGCTGGCGGCTGTGAAAATGCACTTCGAATCCCTGCAATATGATCATCCTGCATTGAAAGACTCTGCAGATTTTGAACAGGTGAACCTGCTGCTGAACAATGCATCCGGTGAAGTACGTAAAACAGCCCATAACCTGATGCCGGAAATGCTCGCGGAATCAGGGTTGTATGAAGCTTTAAGGAAGTATTGCAATAGTATCAGCATCAGCCGGTTCAGGATAGACTATTACACCATCGGGGACTTAACCCGCTTCCCTCCCAATTTTGAAATATCCGTTTACCGCATTGTGCAGGAGCTGCTGCACAATATTGTTAAACATGCCCAGGCTACCTATGCCATGGTGCAGCTTTCCCAGACCAAAGAAACCTTAACGGTAACAGTAGAAGATAATGGCGTGGGGATGGATGGACAGACAAACGGAGACGGCATGGGAATGGAAAGCCTCCGTAACCGTGTGGCAGCCATGAATGGCACCATCTGCTGGGAAAAGAATCAACGGGATGAAACCAGTGTATATATCGAATTTAATCTCAAAATTATTACGCATGCGGGAAACTAA
- a CDS encoding DoxX family protein, which produces MKGIKITYWATTGILAIMMIFSAYAYFTDPAVAQGFQHLGFPAYFRIELGIAKLIGAVLLVVPLSARIKEWTYTGFAICFVSAFIAHTASGDPVSNRIGPLIFLAVLITSYVTYFKWHKAAVPAV; this is translated from the coding sequence ATGAAAGGAATTAAAATTACCTATTGGGCAACCACCGGCATACTCGCCATCATGATGATCTTTTCCGCGTACGCCTACTTCACTGATCCCGCCGTGGCGCAGGGTTTTCAACACTTAGGGTTTCCGGCTTACTTCAGGATAGAATTGGGGATCGCCAAACTGATCGGCGCCGTTTTACTGGTAGTACCACTTTCAGCCAGGATTAAAGAATGGACCTACACAGGGTTTGCGATCTGTTTTGTTTCTGCTTTCATAGCACATACCGCATCAGGTGATCCTGTTTCTAATCGCATAGGGCCATTGATCTTTTTAGCGGTATTAATAACATCTTATGTTACCTACTTCAAATGGCATAAGGCAGCAGTACCGGCAGTTTAA
- a CDS encoding sensor histidine kinase, producing MKKQFLTSCLILYGCVAHAQLQASSFERYTVQQGLSDNNVFCITQDDLGYIWLGTENGLNRFDGNIFQSFYHDTSSYSIPGNHVLELKRTGLHEILVLTQKGLQQVNTTTLARRNYLLPDTERNPANPNRLTDVLKLKNGAFAISTTVGFYVMHANGSMAYAYNRLRSGYSGQEMVNYGRNIFLLPDHNALLFTKDEGVSLYIPATNTFVRYRTALPAEWSAFYPPGEDWIARYQMDSVRFMLVHSRQRSFTYYNAATGRAKVTAMPAVIHDDLSEDSRIFPFGRNRFAITSGGSGYYTFKLNEQTGEVTFDENRSLKGYKCNYLFMDKEERLWVGTSNGLLYEKKEQPLFTSYLLNDYAAEGYSYFCYLTRYKDRLYLAKAARQPHITVVDTATMKVIKKVRLPGYHINYDENPSIQCYYPDTLWIGTNDGVAWLDTKNYHSGKVALPEPLQHGRVALNPVMENGDTWMLRPWGGVVAKYNIHTRQFTCYTNTTNPELPFERPKQVVYDAYGDAWLSGYGLARWNYKTNRFDTLMNRYNGLNKDEDNILTITADNRGSLWLHSFENGLQEYRIREKRFVSHSLLDGVSFNALVNLSNKEVAGKIWFSTPSNQIGNINLQTGSSNIYGTKDGIPEGRPSARYIFYDEAADQCYALLAKYLIRFRPSAEPVVQNNNNILIEQVTAPNALVHYPRDTVTFPYKQNNLSIRFTLINYNNTSSYHFYYRLNESTSWVPLRNLRTINMTSLSPGKYNLYIKALDRNQDEKTKQLLIIIHPPFWNTWWFITLSMLLLVAAVLSLLKWRELVLGRAAAVKFDAQAKQNEEMKGRLQLELELAVLNQQLTEMEMKALHAQMNPHFIFNCLNSIVGMIIYQQNDDASRYLNKFAQLIRENLDHSKRAFITLQQNINYLHNYLKMEQIRFTNFEYEMKVDTLLDTEEIMIAPMLIQPLAENAIWHGLQAIEEKKQLKISFSKEADYLVCEIEDNGVGINKTKDHNSTTKHLSMGIENIQKRILLLRQKYNTDCVITFTDKGDRHTDETGTIVTLTWKII from the coding sequence ATGAAAAAACAGTTCCTCACCTCCTGCCTTATATTGTATGGTTGTGTAGCCCATGCTCAGCTACAGGCCTCTTCTTTTGAACGGTATACGGTACAACAGGGATTATCCGATAACAACGTTTTCTGTATCACGCAGGATGATCTGGGGTATATCTGGCTCGGTACTGAGAACGGCCTGAACCGCTTTGACGGGAACATATTCCAGAGTTTTTATCATGATACCAGCAGCTACAGCATCCCCGGCAATCATGTACTGGAGCTGAAAAGGACCGGCCTGCACGAAATACTGGTGCTTACGCAAAAGGGGCTGCAGCAGGTGAATACCACCACACTCGCACGCAGGAATTACCTGTTGCCGGATACAGAAAGGAATCCGGCCAATCCCAACCGCCTGACGGATGTGCTGAAGCTGAAGAATGGCGCCTTTGCCATCAGTACCACCGTTGGTTTTTATGTAATGCATGCAAACGGCAGTATGGCATATGCTTACAACCGTTTACGCAGCGGGTATTCCGGACAGGAAATGGTGAATTATGGCAGGAATATCTTCCTGTTACCGGACCATAATGCATTGTTGTTTACGAAAGATGAAGGGGTATCCCTTTACATTCCCGCAACAAATACATTCGTGCGTTACAGAACAGCTTTACCTGCTGAATGGTCTGCATTTTATCCGCCGGGAGAAGACTGGATAGCCCGTTATCAGATGGATTCCGTTCGTTTTATGCTGGTGCACAGCCGGCAGCGGAGTTTCACTTATTACAATGCAGCCACCGGCAGGGCAAAAGTAACGGCCATGCCAGCTGTGATCCACGATGATCTTTCGGAAGACAGCAGGATCTTTCCGTTTGGAAGGAACCGTTTTGCCATTACATCAGGCGGCTCCGGGTATTATACCTTTAAGTTGAATGAACAAACGGGCGAGGTTACATTTGATGAAAACAGATCGCTGAAAGGGTATAAGTGTAACTATCTCTTTATGGATAAGGAAGAGCGGCTCTGGGTAGGTACGTCCAACGGACTGCTGTATGAAAAAAAGGAACAGCCTTTATTCACTTCTTATCTGCTGAACGACTATGCCGCAGAAGGTTATTCCTATTTCTGTTACCTCACCCGTTATAAAGATCGTTTATACCTGGCCAAAGCAGCCAGACAACCTCACATTACCGTTGTGGATACCGCTACCATGAAAGTGATAAAAAAGGTCAGGCTGCCGGGATATCACATTAACTACGATGAGAACCCTTCCATTCAATGTTATTACCCGGATACTTTATGGATAGGCACCAATGATGGCGTAGCCTGGCTGGATACAAAGAATTACCACAGTGGTAAAGTAGCCTTGCCGGAACCATTGCAGCATGGCCGGGTGGCATTAAATCCTGTGATGGAAAACGGCGATACCTGGATGTTGCGGCCATGGGGAGGTGTGGTAGCAAAATACAATATACATACCCGGCAGTTCACTTGTTATACAAATACCACCAACCCTGAATTACCTTTCGAAAGACCGAAGCAGGTGGTCTATGATGCCTATGGTGATGCCTGGTTGTCAGGTTATGGCCTTGCCCGCTGGAACTATAAGACCAACCGTTTTGATACTTTGATGAACAGGTACAATGGACTGAACAAAGATGAGGACAATATTCTCACCATTACGGCAGACAACCGTGGTTCTCTTTGGCTGCACAGCTTTGAGAATGGATTACAGGAATACCGGATCAGGGAAAAACGCTTCGTCAGCCACTCGCTTTTGGACGGCGTTTCTTTTAATGCGCTCGTTAACCTGTCTAATAAAGAAGTGGCAGGTAAGATCTGGTTTTCCACACCCAGTAACCAGATAGGCAATATCAACCTGCAAACAGGCAGTTCAAATATCTATGGTACAAAGGATGGTATCCCGGAAGGAAGGCCCAGTGCGCGGTATATCTTTTATGATGAAGCAGCAGACCAGTGTTATGCCCTGCTGGCGAAATACCTCATCCGCTTCCGGCCTTCCGCAGAACCGGTTGTACAGAACAATAACAACATCCTGATAGAGCAGGTAACTGCGCCCAATGCCCTGGTACATTATCCCCGCGATACCGTAACGTTCCCTTATAAACAGAACAACCTGTCCATCCGTTTTACCCTCATCAATTATAACAATACCTCCAGTTATCATTTCTACTACCGTTTGAATGAAAGTACTTCCTGGGTACCATTGCGGAACCTGCGTACGATCAATATGACCAGCCTTTCACCTGGTAAATACAATTTGTACATTAAGGCGCTGGACAGGAACCAGGATGAAAAAACAAAACAGCTGCTCATTATCATTCATCCGCCCTTTTGGAATACCTGGTGGTTCATAACGCTCTCCATGCTGCTGCTGGTAGCTGCTGTACTTTCTTTATTAAAATGGCGGGAACTGGTGCTGGGCAGGGCTGCTGCCGTGAAGTTCGATGCGCAGGCAAAACAAAATGAAGAAATGAAAGGCCGGCTGCAACTGGAACTGGAACTGGCTGTGCTGAACCAGCAGCTCACAGAAATGGAAATGAAGGCCCTGCACGCCCAGATGAACCCGCATTTTATCTTTAACTGCCTCAACAGTATAGTGGGCATGATCATCTATCAACAGAACGATGATGCTTCCCGCTACCTGAACAAATTTGCCCAGCTCATCAGGGAAAACCTAGACCATAGCAAACGCGCTTTTATCACGCTGCAACAGAACATCAACTACCTGCATAACTACCTTAAAATGGAACAGATCCGTTTTACGAACTTTGAATATGAAATGAAGGTGGATACATTACTGGATACAGAAGAAATAATGATAGCCCCGATGCTGATACAGCCACTGGCGGAGAATGCCATCTGGCATGGCTTACAGGCCATTGAGGAAAAGAAGCAATTGAAGATCTCCTTCTCAAAAGAAGCCGACTACCTGGTCTGTGAGATAGAAGACAATGGGGTGGGCATCAATAAAACAAAAGATCATAACAGTACCACCAAACACCTGTCCATGGGTATTGAAAATATTCAGAAGCGCATCTTGCTGCTGCGGCAGAAGTATAATACAGATTGTGTGATCACCTTTACCGATAAAGGAGACAGGCATACGGATGAAACCGGCACAATTGTAACCCTAACATGGAAGATCATATGA
- a CDS encoding VOC family protein — MAQQIYVNLPVKDIVRTNAFFSQLGYTFNPNFSDDKATCMIITEDIFVMLLQEEFFKGFTNKEIPDTQKTSEVIVSFSAESRAAVDELVRKAVAAGATTPNEPQDMGFMYQHGFQDLDGHLWEYLYMDASALPPQ; from the coding sequence ATGGCACAACAGATCTATGTTAACCTTCCGGTTAAGGATATTGTAAGAACGAACGCGTTCTTCAGTCAACTGGGCTATACCTTTAACCCGAATTTTTCCGATGACAAAGCTACCTGTATGATCATTACAGAAGACATTTTTGTGATGCTGCTACAGGAAGAGTTCTTCAAAGGTTTTACGAATAAAGAGATCCCGGACACGCAGAAAACTTCAGAAGTTATCGTGTCCTTCTCCGCAGAAAGCAGGGCCGCTGTGGATGAGCTGGTCCGCAAAGCAGTAGCAGCCGGTGCTACCACGCCTAATGAACCACAGGACATGGGCTTTATGTACCAGCATGGCTTCCAGGACCTGGATGGCCATCTCTGGGAATACCTTTACATGGATGCAAGCGCATTACCTCCGCAATAG
- a CDS encoding helix-turn-helix domain-containing protein: MSRQQKYSLAYKLDAVRQVVAGRSSVRQKADLLQINIDMLRRWVSYYRAFGTAGLERQNNRYPASFKMEVIRTYLQESLSLKATCLRFHIPCTAVLSRWLRIYEQEGNVGLKQEKRGKRKSMAPKKPATKGAKVKTREQELEEELAYLRLENQYLKKLQALIQKKQEEKAKEKKRS, from the coding sequence ATGAGTAGACAACAAAAGTATAGTTTGGCCTATAAGCTTGATGCGGTCAGGCAGGTGGTCGCAGGTAGATCATCAGTACGCCAAAAGGCAGATCTGCTGCAGATCAATATTGATATGCTACGCAGGTGGGTCAGCTACTACCGGGCATTCGGCACAGCCGGGCTTGAGCGGCAGAACAACCGTTACCCTGCTTCTTTTAAAATGGAGGTGATAAGGACTTATTTGCAGGAAAGCTTATCTTTAAAAGCAACCTGCCTACGTTTCCATATTCCTTGTACGGCTGTACTGAGCAGATGGCTTCGTATATACGAACAGGAAGGTAATGTAGGGTTAAAGCAGGAGAAAAGAGGTAAACGTAAGTCTATGGCACCGAAGAAGCCTGCAACAAAAGGCGCAAAAGTTAAAACAAGGGAACAGGAACTGGAAGAAGAGCTTGCTTATCTTCGGCTTGAAAATCAATACCTAAAAAAGCTTCAGGCCTTAATTCAAAAGAAACAGGAGGAGAAAGCCAAAGAGAAAAAGCGCTCATAG
- a CDS encoding GlxA family transcriptional regulator, whose amino-acid sequence MKHISILVPSGAAALGTIEGPLIMFTKANDFLQSMGKKALFKVQTVGINGEPQVYDRLFKVYPDLMIKDVHHTDLIIVPAVNGDRQEVINANKDFFPWIVDHYKKGTEVASLCVGAFLLASTGLVNGRKCSTHWLAANEFRELFPDVNLVPDRIITDEHGIYTSGGANSFWNLLLHLLEKYTDRETAILAAKYFEIEIDRYSQNSFVVFNGQRDHQDEPVLKAQEFIETNFSDKITVDQLAAMFSVGRRSLERRFKKATRNTVSEYIQRVKIEAAKKSFETSRKNINEIMWEVGYNDTKAFRTIFKKTTGLSPLEYRNKYNKEAVSATA is encoded by the coding sequence ATGAAACACATATCTATCCTCGTTCCAAGTGGCGCTGCGGCGCTGGGTACTATTGAAGGCCCGCTCATCATGTTCACTAAAGCGAATGACTTCCTGCAAAGCATGGGTAAGAAAGCCCTGTTTAAAGTGCAAACAGTAGGGATCAATGGAGAACCACAGGTATATGACAGGTTATTTAAAGTATATCCTGACCTGATGATAAAAGATGTTCATCATACTGACCTGATCATTGTTCCTGCAGTGAATGGAGACAGGCAGGAAGTGATCAATGCCAACAAAGATTTTTTCCCCTGGATCGTAGATCATTATAAAAAAGGCACAGAGGTGGCAAGCCTGTGTGTAGGTGCTTTTTTACTGGCCTCCACCGGTTTGGTGAATGGGCGTAAGTGCTCCACGCACTGGCTGGCAGCTAATGAATTCAGGGAACTATTTCCTGATGTAAACCTGGTGCCGGACAGGATCATTACAGATGAACATGGTATCTACACCAGTGGTGGTGCCAATTCTTTCTGGAACCTCCTATTACATCTGCTGGAAAAATATACTGACCGGGAAACAGCTATCCTGGCTGCCAAATATTTTGAAATAGAAATAGACCGTTACAGCCAGAATTCTTTCGTGGTGTTCAACGGTCAGAGAGATCACCAGGACGAGCCCGTACTGAAAGCACAGGAATTCATAGAAACTAATTTCTCTGACAAGATCACGGTAGATCAGTTAGCTGCCATGTTCTCCGTAGGCCGCAGAAGCCTCGAAAGAAGGTTCAAGAAAGCTACCCGAAACACAGTATCTGAATATATTCAACGGGTGAAAATAGAAGCTGCCAAAAAGAGCTTTGAAACCAGCCGTAAGAACATCAACGAGATCATGTGGGAAGTTGGCTATAATGATACCAAAGCTTTCAGAACCATCTTCAAAAAAACAACAGGTTTATCGCCGCTGGAATACAGGAATAAGTATAACAAAGAGGCGGTATCTGCTACTGCATAA
- a CDS encoding winged helix-turn-helix transcriptional regulator, which yields MMDNMTHTECERGIAALEDALYAIGGKWKLRIINALRESGKKRFNELQRLVKGISPRVLSNELKELEMNGFVKRMVHAQSPVLVEYELTEYSDTLKDVLCSLIQWGTDHRERVKGMLHA from the coding sequence ATGATGGATAACATGACACATACTGAATGTGAAAGAGGCATCGCTGCACTGGAAGATGCACTCTATGCCATAGGCGGCAAATGGAAACTGCGGATCATTAATGCCTTAAGGGAAAGCGGCAAAAAACGTTTCAATGAATTACAACGGCTGGTAAAGGGTATTTCTCCCCGGGTGCTTTCAAATGAACTGAAAGAGCTGGAGATGAATGGTTTTGTAAAACGGATGGTACATGCGCAGTCCCCCGTACTGGTAGAATATGAACTAACGGAATACAGCGATACGCTGAAGGATGTGCTCTGTTCTTTAATTCAATGGGGAACAGATCACAGGGAGCGGGTGAAGGGAATGCTGCATGCTTAG
- a CDS encoding IS3 family transposase, which yields MPKKASGLNSKETGGESQREKALIVLELRQKGNLAQLLHIASMARSSFYYYINHKPVADRYEVIKCRIVQLYQRHKGLLGYRRILLALRSKGLKINHKTVLKLMQQLRLKSVIRRKKYRSYKGEVGKTTPNLLQRKFKADRPMQKLATDITEFKVKDQKLYLSPVIDLFNGEIISYKLSERPNFEQITQMLKGTIRRLTSDLKPILHSDQGWQYQMKQYQQILLENNISPSMSRKGNCLDNAIIENFFGTIKAEMFYLKKYQSIQELASDIKEYIHYYNHTRIRINLKGKSPVQYRAQYLKN from the coding sequence ATACCTAAAAAAGCTTCAGGCCTTAATTCAAAAGAAACAGGAGGAGAAAGCCAAAGAGAAAAAGCGCTCATAGTGCTTGAATTAAGGCAAAAAGGGAATTTAGCGCAACTACTGCATATAGCCTCCATGGCCCGCAGTTCTTTCTACTATTACATCAACCACAAGCCCGTTGCAGACCGGTATGAGGTTATAAAATGCCGGATTGTCCAACTCTATCAACGTCATAAAGGGCTTTTGGGCTACCGGCGGATACTGCTGGCCTTACGCTCAAAAGGACTTAAGATCAATCACAAAACGGTACTAAAGCTCATGCAACAGCTCCGGCTTAAAAGCGTGATCCGACGGAAGAAATACCGGTCATACAAAGGGGAAGTAGGGAAAACTACGCCGAATTTGCTGCAGCGGAAGTTTAAAGCAGACCGGCCTATGCAAAAATTGGCTACCGACATTACCGAGTTCAAAGTAAAAGATCAGAAACTATATCTTTCCCCGGTAATCGACCTGTTTAATGGTGAGATCATTAGCTATAAGCTATCTGAGCGTCCTAACTTCGAGCAAATAACACAGATGTTAAAAGGCACTATCAGGCGGCTTACCAGCGATCTTAAACCCATTCTGCATTCTGATCAGGGATGGCAATACCAAATGAAACAATACCAGCAAATATTGCTGGAAAACAACATCTCTCCCAGCATGTCCAGGAAAGGTAATTGCCTGGACAATGCCATCATTGAGAACTTTTTCGGCACAATCAAAGCAGAAATGTTTTACCTGAAAAAGTATCAATCCATCCAGGAGTTAGCCAGTGACATCAAAGAATACATTCATTATTACAATCATACCAGGATTAGAATTAACCTAAAAGGAAAGAGCCCGGTACAATACCGAGCTCAATACTTAAAAAATTAA
- a CDS encoding LytR/AlgR family response regulator transcription factor, whose amino-acid sequence MIKAIITDDEVRSVETLRKLLEIHCPSVNVVAECNSAAETQKQILLQQPDLLFLDIAMPGKSGFDLLNEMEQIPFEIIFITAYNEFMLQAFRFSAIDYILKPIDEELLIKAVDRVERRLHTAANPVSIEVLKYNLKNMQHPQEMKVCIPHTKGFLLVHLADIIYCQADNTYTTFYLTTGKPLVSSRSIIDFELLLQDSSFCRIHKSFLVNMLHIKEYIKGEGGSVVLSNDTELEVSRRKKDHFLARIKEYYKF is encoded by the coding sequence ATGATAAAAGCCATTATCACAGACGATGAAGTGCGCAGTGTGGAAACGCTGCGGAAACTGCTGGAAATACATTGCCCATCCGTTAATGTGGTGGCGGAATGTAACAGTGCTGCTGAAACGCAGAAACAGATCTTACTACAGCAGCCGGACCTGCTATTCCTGGACATTGCCATGCCCGGGAAAAGCGGGTTCGACCTGTTGAATGAAATGGAGCAGATCCCTTTCGAGATCATTTTTATTACTGCATACAACGAGTTCATGCTGCAGGCTTTCCGGTTCAGTGCCATAGATTACATCCTCAAACCCATTGATGAAGAGTTGCTGATAAAAGCGGTGGACCGTGTGGAGAGGAGACTGCATACTGCTGCCAACCCTGTTTCCATTGAAGTATTGAAATATAACCTGAAGAACATGCAGCACCCGCAGGAAATGAAAGTATGCATTCCGCATACAAAAGGTTTCCTGCTGGTGCATTTGGCAGATATCATTTACTGCCAGGCGGATAATACCTATACCACCTTTTACCTTACCACAGGCAAACCGCTGGTATCTTCCCGTTCTATCATTGATTTTGAATTGCTGCTGCAGGATTCCTCCTTTTGCCGGATCCATAAATCCTTTTTGGTGAATATGCTGCACATCAAAGAATATATAAAAGGAGAGGGGGGCAGTGTTGTTTTAAGTAACGACACGGAGCTGGAAGTATCCAGGAGAAAGAAAGACCATTTCCTGGCGCGGATCAAAGAGTATTATAAGTTCTGA